The following proteins come from a genomic window of Theileria equi strain WA chromosome 2 map unlocalized gcontig_1105316255037, whole genome shotgun sequence:
- a CDS encoding hypothetical protein (encoded by transcript BEWA_036790A) has translation MHNGLPQDFVSDTKLEETTSTYAEEHADQEFGEVPLGLPSGSYILDVSQAADEYVIKIYESQKNGVSERNYEVMGKVDITQVLDDDKQI, from the coding sequence ATGCATAATGGTTTACCACAAGATTTTGTCTCTGATACAAAGCTTGAAGAAACTACCTCCACATATGCAGAGGAACATGCAGACCAAGAGTTCGGAGAAGTGCCACTAGGATTGCCTTCTGGTTCATACATTCTTGACGTTTCTCAGGCTGCAGATGAATACGTGATCAAGATTTATGAGAGCCAGAAGAATGGAGTGAGCGAGAGAAACTATGAAGTCATGGGGAAGGTTGATATAACTCAGGTTTTGGATGATGACAAGCAGATATGA
- a CDS encoding signal peptide containing protein (encoded by transcript BEWA_036770A), with translation MRFLSVFSVLFLVRLSSCDEVVFDLSSPDPSLARDYKSTVDGVVHHSFFSTGLFFSKVVDGGVTLWEGKGEERCDVLFTSVGDRTRAVLHVWVKGLPSRMLYYEKLDGEWKLVTIRVKGLPESEEPVSPQEHAAELNFANLGCPLGGCSGSEVPSHDEDLGDLDDQDSGETLVEEVQPEVAPAESPEDDEPGKESESDDMGDPSKENEQEARVEETMLEGVTSEDEEPKASEPPKNAEKNVAPTHSQVLEKGEHVSHGLGKSTAGGASLDNIASHHSEVKQESPKKHLQGTSPKDTPKAPTQPGSVPEVKQEQNPATNLQGGAKKEQDEAKEQQPAAKPVTLSERAKKVDAKSFDVRESSSNGVPLLTCTPRSGVVANELKYGDETIWNNSRGSCLSALIYFKGEKPYVVTVQYRENEEDRTLFFHNTGSKWEHNKREHERKLCGLKGLPTPQSAGQAGGTTLVTLDLAHPDRSKVSINDQSSDVMNIMEYTPKNGYHISSVMDGGVEVWTAGTGETSGLVNSYTKGDSSLITIGVDKGDDLEHKHFEKVDGKWREVTLGDFLKKYNEMKGLPKASK, from the coding sequence ATGAGATTCCTTTCGGTCTTCTCTGTATTGTTCCTAGTGAGACTATCAAGCTGCGATGAGGTTGTCTTTGACCTCTCTTCTCCTGATCCTTCCTTGGCTAGAGACTATAAAAGTACTGTGGATGGAGTAGTTCACCActcattcttctctactGGATTGTTCTTCAGCAAGGTAGTAGATGGTGGAGTTACTCTCTGGGAAGGTAAGGGAGAAGAGAGATGCGATGTACTATTCACAAGTGTTGGTGATAGAACAAGAGCTGTTCTCCATGTATGGGTTAAGGGTTTACCATCCAGGATGTTGTACTATGAGAAACTAGACGGGGAATGGAAGCTGGTAACTATAAGAGTTAAAGGTCTTCCAGAGTCAGAGGAACCAGTCTCTCCACAGGAACATGCAGCTGAACTTAACTTTGCCAACCTTGGGTGCCCATTAGGAGGATGCTCAGGTTCAGAAGTTCCATCTCATGATGAAGACCTAGGAGACCTTGATGATCAAGACTCTGGAGAGactcttgtagaagaaGTACAGCCAGAAGTTGCTCCTgcagaatctccagaggatgatgaaccTGGGAAGGAATcagaatctgatgatatGGGAGACCCGTCCAAAGAGAATGAGCAGGAAGCCAGAGTAGAGGAGACTATGCTGGAGGGTGTTACAtctgaagatgaggaaCCGAAAGCTTCAGAGCCTCCGAAGAATGCTGAGAAAAATGTCGCTCCTACTCATAGTCAAGTCCTTGAAAAGGGTGAACATGTTTCTCATGGGCTCGGTAAATCTACAGCTGGCGGTGCATCTCTTGATAATATTGCTTCACATCATTCAGAAGTTAAACAGGAAAGTCCTAAAAAGCATCTCCAGGGTACATCTCCAAAAGATACTCCTAAGGCTCCTACTCAACCAGGATCAGTTCCTGAAGTTAAGCAGGAACAAAATCCAGCTACAAATCTCCAGGGTGGTGCCAAGAAAGAGCAAGACGAAGCTAAAGAACAACAACCAGCAGCTAAGCCTGTAACTCTGAGTGAACGTGCTAAAAAGGTTGATGCAAAGTCGTTTGATGTGAGAGAATCTAGCTCTAATGGAGTGCCACTTTTGACATGCACACCAAGGTCTGGCGTTGTAGCTAATGAACTCAAGTATGGTGACGAAACCATATGGAATAACTCTAGAGGGTCATGTTTATCAGCCCTAATCTACTTTAAAGGAGAGAAGCCATATGTTGTAACAGTGCAGTAtagagagaatgaagaagatcgcactctcttcttccacaaTACCGGTAGCAAGTGGGAGCATAACAAAAGAGAACATGAGAGGAAACTCTGTGGATTGAAGGGACTTCCCACTCCTCAGTCAGCTGGACAAGCTGGTGGTACTACTCTTGTTACTCTGGACCTTGCTCATCCGGACAGGTCCAAGGTATCTATAAATGATCAGTCCAGTGATGTAATGAATATAATGGaatatactccaaagaatggtTATCACATATCCTCTGTTATGGATGGTGGAGTTGAAGTCTGGACTGCTGGAACTGGAGAAACTTCTGGGCTTGTAAACTCTTACACAAAAGGAGACTCTTCTCTCATTACCATAGGTGTAGATAAAGGTGATGACTTGGAGCATAAGCATTTCGAGAaagttgatggaaaatggaggGAGGTTACACTTGGTGACTTTTTAAAGAAGTATAATGAAATGAAGGGACTTCCTAAAGCTTCCAAATAG
- a CDS encoding hypothetical protein (encoded by transcript BEWA_036800A): MVKLRKQTKTSGTSSTYGKGRGEVLYVVDGDISILTAKPGDNFQSCFTYERDGYSSILSLTLGNGKTLCYLKDEDRWK, encoded by the coding sequence ATGGTTAAGTTGagaaaacaaacaaagACATCAGGTACCAGCTCCACATATGGTAAGGGCAGAGGTGAAGTTCTCTACGTCGTTGACGGTGATATCTCCATATTGACCGCCAAACCAGGTGATAACTTCCAATCTTGCTTTACTTATGAAAGGGACGGATATTCTTCAATTCTCTCCCTAACTCttggaaatggaaagaCCCTCTGCTATCtcaaagatgaagatagatggaaataa
- a CDS encoding conserved hypothetical protein (encoded by transcript BEWA_036820A) — translation MRFSDSLGSSKETRDVILDITTPDSSSTEALTRKPYGINTKIHVARDGYRILSVWDGQNLLWTSSNGYCCDHVSVVRFREKSGYSRYDVVRLVAVYASDGKGTKKLFYYEKDGEKWKTVEEEKFYRSFHHEASNQSLLGTLVLNIDGNNDLGTLYTNSSPEFPFLLYAPNVGYRIKKVQAGSVLWTAGSEDQGCAYASFFPKKDPKVGYLIIEGKDGIEELFYAKTGTFGGWNASTREDYLTRLINAGFHESTFNNHITMDISNVDSNNFYINKFPLGNYSADTYMPSIGFQLKEVKDGGVTLWKAPESSDAKCRFVRLFIKDGLLVLFLLVDDPKNGRHVLYFVKNDKEWKNVSKDEYYDHIAKENGLEPLQRIENPKVIMSSFRNRQGLRLISYTSKVDKPKGNVILVHGVRSHFISEFCASNFEWNFKHLGFSMFQTPDDIFSRETKQSTNNIVLYREIFEHAYLDGMDAFEVAPRYEYRHSLVEYLNGLGYSVYGFDLQSHGLSESISAPRCHVRSYKDYIYDLLQFISIVKRSKFGDPTQTYDETIIFENIPTGKKTFFWGNSMGGNLVIRAVQEFHKHAKEGTRLVDGLIGTSAMLNLLFNLDTWWKQLMKKMAMVIVWSYPEDINRYEPPCDFGKAFEPFIRYGDPFFYSNRLTYKATSLVFDACDDVNREDNIANYPKDLPTLFTHSVDDFFCDVQGPKEMAEKHLKDSDVVKFVELGGAFHYLTIPHSIFAIQRTLKEWLDQYA, via the coding sequence ATGCGGTTTTCAGATTCTCTGGGATCCAGTAAGGAGACTAGAGATGTCATTCTCGATATCACTACCCCggattcttcctccacagaAGCCCTTACTAGGAAGCCGTATGGAATCAACACAAAGATACACGTTGCCAGAGATGGTTATAGGATACTCTCGGTCTGGGATGGACAGAACCTGCTCTGGACCTCCTCCAATGGCTATTGCTGTGATCACGTTTCAGTCGTTAGATTCAGAGAGAAGAGTGGTTACTCAAGATACGATGTGGTAAGACTAGTAGCCGTCTATGCTAGTGATGGTAAAGGCACAAAGAAGCTATTctactatgaaaaggatggtgagAAATGGAAGActgttgaagaagaaaagttttacaGGAGTTTTCATCATGAAGCTTCGAACCAATCTCTACTAGGAACCCTAGTCTTGAATATAGACGGGAATAATGATTTGGGAACGCTTTACACAAATAGTTCTCCAgaatttccattccttctCTATGCACCAAATGTAGGATACCGCATTAAAAAGGTCCAAGCTGGGAGTGTTTTATGGACAGCAGGTTCTGAAGATCAAGGCTGTGCATATGCTTCCttttttccaaagaaggatcCAAAAGTTGGTTACCTGATCATAGAGGGTAAGGATGGTATAGAGGAACTATTCTATGCTAAGACAGGTAcctttggaggatggaatGCTAGTACAAGGGAAGACTACTTGACTAGGCTGATAAACGCTGGTTTCCATGAGTCCACCTTCAATAATCACATCACAATGGACATTAGTAATGTGGACAGCAACAACTTTTACATTAACAAATTCCCCCTTGGCAACTATTCCGCAGATACATATATGCCATCCATTGGATTTCAACTCAAGGAAGTAAAGGATGGCGGAGTTACTCTCTGGAAAGCACCTGAATCAAGTGATGCtaaatgcagatttgtAAGACTGTTTATCAAGGATGGCCTATTGgtcctcttcctccttgTAGACGATCCGAAAAACGGTCGTCATGTTCTCTACTTTGTAAAGAATgacaaggaatggaagaatgttagTAAGGATGAGTACTATGATCATATTGCAAAGGAGAATGGTCTAGAGCCTTTACAAAGGATTGAGAATCCTAAGGTTATCATGAGTAGTTTTAGGAATCGGCAAGGCCTAAGGCTCATCAGTTATACCTCAAAGGTAGACAAACCAAAAGGCAATGTCATTCTTGTCCATGGTGTTCGTTCCCACTTTATCTCAGAATTCTGTGCCTCAAATTTTGAGTGGAACTTCAAACACCTGGGATTCTCCATGTTCCAAACTCCAGATGATATATTCTCACGAGAAACGAAGCAAAGTACCAACAATATTGTATTGTACAGAGAGATTTTTGAACATGCCTATCTGGACGGTATGGATGCCTTTGAGGTGGCTCCCAGATATGAGTATAGGCATAGCCTTGTGGAATACCTTAACGGACTGGGCTATAGTGTCTATGGATTTGATTTGCAGTCTCACGGTCTCTCTGAATCCATCTCAGCACCAAGGTGTCATGTTCGTAGCTACAAGGACTACATTTATGATCTCCTACAATTCATTAGCATTGTAAAGAGAagtaaatttggagatcCTACCCAAACCTATGATGAAACAATAATCTTTGAGAACATTCCTACAGGTAAAAAGACATTTTTTTGGGGAAATTCAATGGGTGGAAATCTTGTTATCCGAGCAGTTCAAGAATTTCACAAGCATGCAAAAGAGGGAACAAGACTGGTAGACGGCCTAATTGGTACATCTGCAATGCTGAATCTACTCTTCAACCTGGACACTTGGTGGAAGCagttgatgaaaaagaTGGCTATGGTGATTGTATGGTCATACCCAGAAGATATAAATAGATATGAACCACCATGCGACTTTGGCAAAGCCTTTGAACCCTTCATAAGATATGGTGACCCCTTCTTTTACAGCAACAGGCTGACTTATAAGGCCACAAGTCTGGTTTTTGATGCGTGTGATGACGTCAACAGGGAGGATAATATTGCcaattatccaaaggatttACCTACACTGTTCACTCACTCTGTAGATGACTTCTTTTGTGATGTACAAGGCCCAAAGGAGATGGCCGAGAAGCACCTAAAGGATAGTGATGTAGTCAAATTTGTGGAACTAGGAGGAGCGTTTCACTACCTCACCATTCCTCATTCCATCTTTGCAATACAAAGAACACTAAAGGAATGGTTGGATCAGTACGCCTAG
- a CDS encoding hypothetical protein (encoded by transcript BEWA_036810A): MAVEGVIIKLNSKPKDGDVSSTEEYNGDEFTGGNSVKITVIKSEEPPNFYRYTHEDSHGGNFTLKEIQDDSNSPINISLPDDGKATSVSAYYWRYDSGGGHTPSKALLVGITTSFGTTYYTSTSGNQWVEHGQLSQDAEDLERTLDEQNCYNNDAVTMNLTESHSKNHAGNKTKYCCGEHKDDTGKVTVTSGSVKVPDSGSKDIPYYKHEVTNGKVAGFKFYKDDVRNDEKYRRLLIYVDSTGSPPVKGWFQRGNDNAQWTKVELNGITPENINNCTHWNKVVGELRGLGCKGLQECLDPAHLGQDGVQREEVPAADLSDQVPDTESETKILLQGTPLAQMADGPSLPGEHANIGGATSNGVVNDEAKIVSEIGEPPPKGAPQEKDTGIEDKSRGDAERAVLESNNTDPETKKARDDPSLQATSACRIANTSAYIIACEHDRMAAALPLYQGSGEELRQKGPGPDEDAERQDSVDGASSDPAQPLTTTAKGEPLSPSEGSPKTPEPQASTFPPPPSLGSTTSSHTATPEKQATISKPVDALSTPRGTSPFRISGRGRPNSSSGLGGESPVLPITFGSSPAIFNCYETGFIIGGSNESLIGGNTNVNVVKSGLVESTPVVAETKIVELNVNDIDTNLFSIEESFSGGVPLKTVTPKDAVLITSVVDGEKEVWKGADKEHGLQVVVCYDGESPVSVVVNFVKADGKKPWRYHNLQDNKWNVVNKQVNENFVKELMKKAPQFPPPSDQKTLDLAYLEDPRYKAVDVDIVGVPARVYVVGPKEDIKKVKLSEGKHGYKDTPEEICTYCIAFLEGTGTAMILVNINDGTVYREIFKRDGDKWSRLTSGYAKKIDALKTYTDPPAKFTLDISSLEEGDEKFKLVKENKNDITTQLFATKQGHSIENIMDGETKNRMTHDKDALEYIANILDANTLSKRSKDGT, translated from the exons ATGGCTGTTGAAGGAGTAATCATTAAGCTTAATTCAAAGCCAAAAGATGGAGACGTGAGTTCTACTGAGgaatataatggagatgaattTACTGGTGGTAATAGTGTTAAAATTACCGTCAtaaaatctgaagaacctccTAACTTTTACAGGTACACTCATGAGGATTCTCATGGAGGAAACTTTACACTAAAGGAAATCCAGGATGATAGCAATAGCCCTATAAATATATCTCTTCCGGACGATGGAAAGGCAACTTCCGTTTctgcctattactggaggTATGATAGTGGTGGTGGTCATACACCTAGTAAGGCCCTCTTGGTAGGGATTACCACTAGTTTTGGAACTACCTATTATACGAGTACTAGTGGTAATCAATGGGTTGAACATGGACAACTCTCACAAGATGCTGAGGACCTTGAAAGGACATTGGACGAACAAAACTGTTACAATAACGATGCAGTTACTATGAATCTCACAGAGTCTCATTCTAAGAACCATGCTGGCAATAAAACTAAGTACTGTTGTGGAGAACATAAGGATGACACAGGAAAGGTCACCGTCACTTCCGGATCAGTTAAAGTTCCTGATTCTGGTTCCAAAGATATTCCCTACTACAAGCATGAGGTTACCAATGGAAAAGTAGCGGGATTTAAATTCTATAAAGATGATGTaagaaatgatgaaaagtatagaagac TTCTTATATATGTTGATTCAACTGGGAGCCCTCCAGTTAAGGGTTGGTTTCAAAGAGGTAATGACAATGCACAATGGACAAAGGTTGAACTGAATGGTATAACACCGGAAAATATCAATAACTGTACCCATTGGAATAAAGTTGTTGGTGAACTAAGAGGACTTGGATGTAAAGgcttgcaagaatgtctTGATCCAGCACATCTTGGACAGGatggagttcaacgtgaaGAAGTCCCAGCTGCTGACctatctgaccaggttcctgatacagagtctgagactaagataCTCCTACAAGGCACCCCTTtggctcaaatggctgaTGGTCCTAGTTTACCTGGTGAACATGCTAATATTGGTGGTGCTACTAGTAATGGTGTTGTTAATGATGAAGCTAAAATAGTCTCTGAAATAGGTGAACCTCCTCCTAAAGGAGCTCCTCAAGAAAAAGATACTGGTATAGAAGATAAATCCAGAGGAGATGCTGAAAGGGCTGTTCTAGAGTCTAATAACACTGATCCCGAAACTAAAAAGGCTCGTGATGACCCATCCCTCCAAGCTACTTCTGCTTGTAGAATTGCTAATACTAGTGCTTATATTATTGCTTGTGAACATGATAGAATGGCCGCTGCTCTACCTCTTTATCAAGGTTCTGGTGAAGAACTAAGACAAAAAGGACCTGGACCTGATGAAGATGCTGAAAGACAAGACTCTGTTGATGGTGCTAGTAGTGATCCTGCTCAACCTCTTACTACTACTGCTAAAGGAGAACCTCTTTCTCCTTCTGAAGGATCTCCTAAAACTCCTGAACCTCAAGCTTCTACTTTTCCTCCTCCCCCTAGTCTAGGATCGACCACTTCCTCTCATACTGCTACGCCTGAAAAGCAAGCTACTATTTCTAAACCTGTAGATGCTCTATCAACTCCTCGTGGTACTAGCCCATTTCGTATATCTGGACGTGGAAGACCAAATAGTTCATCCGGATTAGGAGGGGAATCCCCGGTTCTACCAATCACCTTTGGTAGTTCTCCAGCAATTTTTAATTGTTATGAAACAGGTTTTATCATAGGTGGTTCTAATGA ATCTTTAATTGGCGGGAAtacaaatgtaaatgttgtaaagaGTGGACTGGTCGAATCTACACCCGTTGTTGCTGAAACGAAGATAGTAGAGCTCAACGTTAATGATATAGACACTAATCTCTTCTCCATTGAAGAATCATTTTCCGGAGGAGTACCTCTAAAGACTgttactccaaaggatgctGTCCTCATAACTTCtgttgtggatggagagaaggaaGTCTGGAAAGGTGCAGATAAAGAGCATGGTCTGCAAGTAGTAGTCTGctatgatggagaatccCCTGTATCTGTAGttgtaaactttgtaaaggcTGATGGAAAGAAACCTTGGAGATACCATAATTTGCAGGATAACAAGTGGAATGTGGTAAATAAGCAAGTCAATGAAAATTTCGTGAAGGAGCTAATGAAGAAAGCTCCCCAATTTCCTCCACCATCAGACCAAAAAACACTGGATCTTGCTTATCTTGAAGATCCTCGTTATAAGGCAGTTGACGTTGATATCGTCGGAGTTCCTGCGAGGGTTTATGTAGTTGGTCCAAAAGAAGACATTAAGAAGGTAAA GTTATCTGAGGGTAAACATGGATATAAGGATACACCTGAAGAAATATGCACTTACTGCATTGCGTTCCTCGAGGGCACTGGCACTGCTATGATACTAGTTAACATAAATGATGGGACTGTATACAGGGAAATATTCAAGCGTGATGGAGATAAATGGTCAAGATTAACAAGCGGTTATGCAAAGAAAATTGATGCCCTGAAAACATATACAGACCCCCCAGCAAAGTTCACTTTGGACATTTCCTCTCTCGAGGAAGgtgatgaaaagtttaAGCTTGTAAAGGAGAATAAGAATGACATTACTACTCAGCTCTTTGCCACAAAACAAGGCCATTCTATCGAGaatattatggatggagaaacCAAA AACCGAATGACTCACGACAAAGATGCTTTGGAGTACATAGCGAACATTTTGGATGCCAACACACTTTCAAAGAGGTCAAAAGATGGTACCTAG
- a CDS encoding hypothetical protein (encoded by transcript BEWA_036780A) — protein sequence MKEDYKKQEEDLNKELTKKGELEMATADTPAETEGQDEQVATEHEDEQTEAPLYQRESQELDDSVEQDNDQGSEEDEEESEEFRGQDVGTADDVKRVNIYTSTAKQDNMEIKESVGNENEDTDSDPSL from the coding sequence ATGAAAGAAGATTACAAGAAGCAGGAAGAGGATTTAAACAAGGAATTGACCAAAAAGGGGGAACTGGAAATGGCAACCGCGGATACTCCAGCGGAGACGGAAGGCCAAGACGAGCAAGTGGCCACGGAACACGAGGATGAACAGACAGAAGCTCCATTATACCAAAGGGAGTCCCAAGAGTTAGATGATAGTGTCGAACAGGATAATGACCAGGGCTctgaagaggatgaagaagaaagtgAGGAATTCCGCGGCCAAGACGTGGGTACCGCCGACGATGTCAAAAGAgtaaatatttatacaaGTACTGCTAAACAAGATaatatggagataaagGAATCCGTAGGAAACGAGAATGAGGATACGGACTCAGATCCATCCTTGTAA